The proteins below are encoded in one region of Saccopteryx leptura isolate mSacLep1 chromosome 1, mSacLep1_pri_phased_curated, whole genome shotgun sequence:
- the PRAM1 gene encoding PML-RARA-regulated adapter molecule 1 isoform X2: protein MGPVEQKPQSLPESSSPSSVPTLTKTHHLPATMESHQDFRSLQAKFQASQSETSNLPLKSLKLEFKKPLKKPPQPEFTDLPKRPPQPEFTDLPKKIPQPEFSTVPRKPPQPEFSAVPRKPPQPEFSAVPRKPSEPEFSAVPRKPPQPEFSAVPRKPSEPEFSAVPRKPSEPEFSAVPRKPSEPEFSAVPRKPPQPEFSAVPRKPSEPEFSAVPRKPPQPEFSAVPRKPPQPEFSAVPRKPSQPESSEMPRKPPQPEFTDLPKKIPQPEFSAVPRKPSQPESSEMPRKPPQPEFTDLPKKLPQSEFSEFHKKFPQFEATVFPKKPLQPEVSEAPHKALQSEPRALAQKPLQPDLSNPTRPPTEPKFSTSPRKCWQPESNEATPKLSQPEFSTFPKKPPHTEFSVLPKKPQQPQAPSWKPEPSKPHPSFSQPDVSAVPKTTPPFLPQPSNLPKKPLQPEFGDLTRTSSEPEVCQFPKRPRQSEFKALSKCPQPKLGSLPRTSSEPEVSLHPRKFAQREGQGPSRKFSQPEPSALSKKFLGDPSRKPPLPGSASESSLPMAVAGSSPRSPLTPGFGARQQRSRALTHGGASRLGLKPGHPPQRRPLPPVSSLGPPPAKPPLPPGLKDVQSFERPSAADTALWRAHSSGIHFQARLPKDILKDPEEIYELYDDVGLTDSSPSPKGKDEVLLPIQQPLRKPQEPELRKERTPHPQQLLPADPKTLKQIRKAEKAEREFRKKFKFEGEIVIQTKMMIDPNAKTRRGGGKHLGIRRGEILEVIEFTNKDEMLCRDTKGKYGYVPRIALLPLETEVYDDVGFWDPLESQPFPKGQ from the exons ATGGGGCCTGTGGAGCAGAAGCCACAGTCACTTCCtgaaagcagcagccccagctcAGTTCCCACTCTCACCAAGACCCATCACCTGCCTGCCACCATG GAGAGCCATCAGGACTTCCGAAGTCTTCAAGCAAAGTTCCAGGCCTCTCAGTCTGAGACCAGCAACCTTCCTCTAAAATCCCTGAAGCTTGAGTTCAAGAAACCCCTCAAGAAGCCTCCGCAGCCTGAGTTCACTGATCTCCCAAAGAGGCCCCCACAGCCCGAGTTCACTGATCTGCCAAAGAAGATCCCGCAGCCCGAGTTCAGTACAGTGCCCAGGAAGCCCCCACAGCCCGAGTTCAGTGCAGTGCCCAGGAAGCCCCCACAGCCTGAGTTCAGTGCAGTGCCCAGGAAGCCCTCAGAGCCCGAGTTCAGTGCAGTGCCCAGGAAGCCCCCACAGCCTGAGTTCAGTGCAGTGCCCAGGAAGCCCTCAGAGCCCGAGTTCAGTGCAGTGCCCAGGAAGCCCTCAGAGCCCGAGTTCAGTGCAGTGCCCAGGAAGCCCTCAGAGCCCGAGTTCAGTGCAGTGCCCAGGAAGCCCCCACAGCCTGAGTTCAGTGCAGTGCCCAGGAAGCCCTCAGAGCCCGAGTTCAGTGCAGTGCCCAGGAAGCCCCCACAGCCTGAGTTCAGTGCAGTGCCCAGGAAGCCCCCACAGCCTGAGTTCAGTGCAGTGCCCAGGAAGCCCTCACAGCCCGAGTCTAGTGAAATGCCCAGGAAGCCCCCGCAGCCTGAGTTCACTGATCTCCCAAAGAAGATCCCGCAGCCCGAGTTCAGTGCAGTGCCCAGGAAGCCCTCACAGCCCGAGTCCAGTGAAATGCCCAGGAAGCCCCCACAGCCTGAGTTCACTGATCTGCCCAAGAAGCTCCCCCAATCTGAATTCAGTGAATTCCACAAAAAGTTCCCACAGTTTGAGGCCACTGTGTTCCCTAAGAAGCCCCTGCAACCTGAGGTCAGTGAGGCCCCTCATAAGGCCTTACAGTCAGAGCCCAGGGCACTTGCCCAGAAGCCCTTGCAGCCTGACCTCAGCAACCCCACCAGGCCCCCCACAGAACCCAAATTCAGTACATCCCCTAGGAAGTGTTGGCAGCCTGAGTCCAATGAGGCCACCCCAAAGCTCTCACAGCCTGAATTCAGTACCTTTCCAAAGAAGCCCCCACACACTGAGTTCAGTGTGCTTCCAAAAAAGCCCCAGCAGCCTCAGGCACCCTCCTGGAAGCCTGAACCCAGTAAGCCCCACCCCAGCTTCTCACAACCTGATGTCAGTGCCGTTCCAAAAACAACCCCACCATTTTTGCCTCAGCCAAGTAACCTCCCCAAGAAGCCCCTACAGCCTGAGTTTGGTGACCTCACCAGgacatcctcagagcctgaggttTGTCAGTTTCCCAAGAGGCCAAGGCAGTCTGAATTTAAAGCACTCTCCAAGTGCCCACAGCCCAAGTTGGGCAGCCTCCCCAGgacatcctcagagcctgaggtcAGTCTGCACCCCAGGAAGTTTGCACAACGTGAAGGCCAGGGACCCTCCCGCAAGTTCTCACAGCCAGAGCCCAGTGCTCTGTCCAAGAAGTTCCTTGGAGATCCCTCTAGAAAGCCCCCACTACCTGGCTCTGCTTCAGAGAGCTCACTGCCCATGGCTGTCGCAGGCTCCAGCCCAAGATCCCCACTCACCCCAGGATTTGGAGCAAGGCAGCAGAGGTCAAGAGCTCTCACTCACGGTGGAGCATCAAGGCTGGGCCTCAAACCTGGCCACCCACCCCAGCGGAGGCCTCTCCCTCCAGTCAGCAGCCTGGGACCCCCTCCAGCCAAACCCCCACTGCCCCCAGGCCTCAAGGATGTCCAGAGCTTTGAGAGACCCTCAGCAGCAGATACAG CTCTGTGGAGGGCCCACTCTTCTGGAATCCACTTCCAGGCCCGACTGCCCAAAGATATCCTGAA GGACCCGGAGGAGATCTACGAACTGTATGATGATGTGGGGCTGACAGATTCCAGCCCCAGCCCTAAGGGCAAAG ATGAAGTGCTGCTACCTATCCAGCAACCCCTCAGGAAGCCACAAGAACCTGAGCTCAG GAAGGAGAGGACCCCTCACCCACAGCAGTTGCTGCCTGCAGACCCTAAGACCCTGAAGCAGATCCGGAAGGCTGAGAAAGCTGAGAGGGAGTTCCGGAAGAAGTTCAAG TTTGAGGGGGAGATAGTAATTCAGACGAAGATGATGATCGACCCCAATGCCAAGACACGTCGTGGGGGTGGCAAGCATCTGGGGATCCGGCGTGGGGAGATCCTGGAGGTTATCGAATTCACCAACAAGGATGAGATGCTATGCCGGGACACCAAGGGCAAGT ATGGCTACGTGCCCAGAATTGCACTGCTGCCCCT GGAAACAGAGGTGTATGATGACGTTGGCTTCTGGG ACCCTCTAGAAAGCCAACCATTTCCCAAAGGACAATAA
- the PRAM1 gene encoding PML-RARA-regulated adapter molecule 1 isoform X1: MGPVEQKPQSLPESSSPSSVPTLTKTHHLPATMESHQDFRSLQAKFQASQSETSNLPLKSLKLEFKKPLKKPPQPEFTDLPKRPPQPEFTDLPKKIPQPEFSTVPRKPPQPEFSAVPRKPPQPEFSAVPRKPSEPEFSAVPRKPPQPEFSAVPRKPSEPEFSAVPRKPSEPEFSAVPRKPSEPEFSAVPRKPPQPEFSAVPRKPSEPEFSAVPRKPPQPEFSAVPRKPPQPEFSAVPRKPSQPESSEMPRKPPQPEFTDLPKKIPQPEFSAVPRKPSQPESSEMPRKPPQPEFTDLPKKLPQSEFSEFHKKFPQFEATVFPKKPLQPEVSEAPHKALQSEPRALAQKPLQPDLSNPTRPPTEPKFSTSPRKCWQPESNEATPKLSQPEFSTFPKKPPHTEFSVLPKKPQQPQAPSWKPEPSKPHPSFSQPDVSAVPKTTPPFLPQPSNLPKKPLQPEFGDLTRTSSEPEVCQFPKRPRQSEFKALSKCPQPKLGSLPRTSSEPEVSLHPRKFAQREGQGPSRKFSQPEPSALSKKFLGDPSRKPPLPGSASESSLPMAVAGSSPRSPLTPGFGARQQRSRALTHGGASRLGLKPGHPPQRRPLPPVSSLGPPPAKPPLPPGLKDVQSFERPSAADTALWRAHSSGIHFQARLPKDILKDPEEIYELYDDVGLTDSSPSPKGKDEVLLPIQQPLRKPQEPELSIHFLEELRKERTPHPQQLLPADPKTLKQIRKAEKAEREFRKKFKFEGEIVIQTKMMIDPNAKTRRGGGKHLGIRRGEILEVIEFTNKDEMLCRDTKGKYGYVPRIALLPLETEVYDDVGFWDPLESQPFPKGQ, encoded by the exons ATGGGGCCTGTGGAGCAGAAGCCACAGTCACTTCCtgaaagcagcagccccagctcAGTTCCCACTCTCACCAAGACCCATCACCTGCCTGCCACCATG GAGAGCCATCAGGACTTCCGAAGTCTTCAAGCAAAGTTCCAGGCCTCTCAGTCTGAGACCAGCAACCTTCCTCTAAAATCCCTGAAGCTTGAGTTCAAGAAACCCCTCAAGAAGCCTCCGCAGCCTGAGTTCACTGATCTCCCAAAGAGGCCCCCACAGCCCGAGTTCACTGATCTGCCAAAGAAGATCCCGCAGCCCGAGTTCAGTACAGTGCCCAGGAAGCCCCCACAGCCCGAGTTCAGTGCAGTGCCCAGGAAGCCCCCACAGCCTGAGTTCAGTGCAGTGCCCAGGAAGCCCTCAGAGCCCGAGTTCAGTGCAGTGCCCAGGAAGCCCCCACAGCCTGAGTTCAGTGCAGTGCCCAGGAAGCCCTCAGAGCCCGAGTTCAGTGCAGTGCCCAGGAAGCCCTCAGAGCCCGAGTTCAGTGCAGTGCCCAGGAAGCCCTCAGAGCCCGAGTTCAGTGCAGTGCCCAGGAAGCCCCCACAGCCTGAGTTCAGTGCAGTGCCCAGGAAGCCCTCAGAGCCCGAGTTCAGTGCAGTGCCCAGGAAGCCCCCACAGCCTGAGTTCAGTGCAGTGCCCAGGAAGCCCCCACAGCCTGAGTTCAGTGCAGTGCCCAGGAAGCCCTCACAGCCCGAGTCTAGTGAAATGCCCAGGAAGCCCCCGCAGCCTGAGTTCACTGATCTCCCAAAGAAGATCCCGCAGCCCGAGTTCAGTGCAGTGCCCAGGAAGCCCTCACAGCCCGAGTCCAGTGAAATGCCCAGGAAGCCCCCACAGCCTGAGTTCACTGATCTGCCCAAGAAGCTCCCCCAATCTGAATTCAGTGAATTCCACAAAAAGTTCCCACAGTTTGAGGCCACTGTGTTCCCTAAGAAGCCCCTGCAACCTGAGGTCAGTGAGGCCCCTCATAAGGCCTTACAGTCAGAGCCCAGGGCACTTGCCCAGAAGCCCTTGCAGCCTGACCTCAGCAACCCCACCAGGCCCCCCACAGAACCCAAATTCAGTACATCCCCTAGGAAGTGTTGGCAGCCTGAGTCCAATGAGGCCACCCCAAAGCTCTCACAGCCTGAATTCAGTACCTTTCCAAAGAAGCCCCCACACACTGAGTTCAGTGTGCTTCCAAAAAAGCCCCAGCAGCCTCAGGCACCCTCCTGGAAGCCTGAACCCAGTAAGCCCCACCCCAGCTTCTCACAACCTGATGTCAGTGCCGTTCCAAAAACAACCCCACCATTTTTGCCTCAGCCAAGTAACCTCCCCAAGAAGCCCCTACAGCCTGAGTTTGGTGACCTCACCAGgacatcctcagagcctgaggttTGTCAGTTTCCCAAGAGGCCAAGGCAGTCTGAATTTAAAGCACTCTCCAAGTGCCCACAGCCCAAGTTGGGCAGCCTCCCCAGgacatcctcagagcctgaggtcAGTCTGCACCCCAGGAAGTTTGCACAACGTGAAGGCCAGGGACCCTCCCGCAAGTTCTCACAGCCAGAGCCCAGTGCTCTGTCCAAGAAGTTCCTTGGAGATCCCTCTAGAAAGCCCCCACTACCTGGCTCTGCTTCAGAGAGCTCACTGCCCATGGCTGTCGCAGGCTCCAGCCCAAGATCCCCACTCACCCCAGGATTTGGAGCAAGGCAGCAGAGGTCAAGAGCTCTCACTCACGGTGGAGCATCAAGGCTGGGCCTCAAACCTGGCCACCCACCCCAGCGGAGGCCTCTCCCTCCAGTCAGCAGCCTGGGACCCCCTCCAGCCAAACCCCCACTGCCCCCAGGCCTCAAGGATGTCCAGAGCTTTGAGAGACCCTCAGCAGCAGATACAG CTCTGTGGAGGGCCCACTCTTCTGGAATCCACTTCCAGGCCCGACTGCCCAAAGATATCCTGAA GGACCCGGAGGAGATCTACGAACTGTATGATGATGTGGGGCTGACAGATTCCAGCCCCAGCCCTAAGGGCAAAG ATGAAGTGCTGCTACCTATCCAGCAACCCCTCAGGAAGCCACAAGAACCTGAGCTCAG CATCCACTTCCTTGAGGAGCTTAGGAAGGAGAGGACCCCTCACCCACAGCAGTTGCTGCCTGCAGACCCTAAGACCCTGAAGCAGATCCGGAAGGCTGAGAAAGCTGAGAGGGAGTTCCGGAAGAAGTTCAAG TTTGAGGGGGAGATAGTAATTCAGACGAAGATGATGATCGACCCCAATGCCAAGACACGTCGTGGGGGTGGCAAGCATCTGGGGATCCGGCGTGGGGAGATCCTGGAGGTTATCGAATTCACCAACAAGGATGAGATGCTATGCCGGGACACCAAGGGCAAGT ATGGCTACGTGCCCAGAATTGCACTGCTGCCCCT GGAAACAGAGGTGTATGATGACGTTGGCTTCTGGG ACCCTCTAGAAAGCCAACCATTTCCCAAAGGACAATAA